A genomic stretch from Aedes albopictus strain Foshan chromosome 2, AalbF5, whole genome shotgun sequence includes:
- the LOC109400772 gene encoding uncharacterized protein LOC109400772 yields the protein MIEMNLCCLWTDNYGNAKIVMRYSSFSGITIKPSAAEVPLQSLVDHTNKRLIESHRSILAGSACNTFEINYKWGCDGSSNHSRYKQNFVETDEDGELREYNDSHIFSMALVPLQLIGRISEHERDIFWKNDLPSSVSLCRPIKLIFLKESAQLTRNEVEKVRDQIKNLRPTEILQDGRTITVYSSLILSMMDTKVVNDLTETNSQSCSFCGKSGKNLNDATNDLNETNAEKFSRGFSPLHCYIRTMELFLKVAYRLKMEKPTWPVAKSNEAVRQREATIRAEIKRRLGLRISEPLPSGGNSNDGNTSRTFFKEWRSTGENVHHSSYYQL from the exons atgatcgaaatgaatTTATGTTGCTTATGGACAGATAATTATGGGAATGCAAAAATAGTCATGAGATATTCATCATTTTCAGGTATTACGATAAAACCATCAGCAGCCGAAGTTCCCCTCCAATCCCTAGTTGACCACACAAACAAACGCTTAATAGAAAGCCATAGAAGTATTCTTGCTGGTTCGGCTTGTAATACGTTTGAGATTAACTATAAGTGGGGCTGCGATGGCAGTAGCAATCACTCTCGCTATAAGCAAAACTTTGTTGAAACGGATGAAGACGGTGAATTACGAGAGTACAATGATTCACACATATTTTCGATGGCTCTTGTTCCTCTCCAATtaattggaagaatctcagagcaCGAAcgagatattttttggaaaaatgatcTACCTTCTTCCGTTTCGTTGTGCAGACCGATCAagctaatttttttgaaggaatctgctcAGCTAACGCGAAATGAAGTTGAGAAAGTGCGAGATCAAATAAAAAATCTGAGGCcaactgaaattcttcaagacggTCGGACAATTACTGTATATTCTTCGTTAATTCTAAGTATGATGGATACTAAGGTAGTAAACGACCTCACAGAAACAAACTCGCAATCCTGCTCATTTTGTGGGAAAAGCGGAAAGAATCTGAATGACGCAACCAACGATCTGAACGAGACCAACGCTGAAAAGTTCTCTCGTGGATTCTCCCCTCTCCATTGCTATATTCGGACAATGGAACTGTTTCTTAAG GTAGCATATCGACTAAAAATGGAAAAACCGACATGGCCCGTAGCGAAGTCTAACGAAGCTGTCCGTCAACGAGAAGCCACCATTCGAGCCGAAATAAAACGAAGACTAGGGCTCAGAATTAGCGAACCGTTACCGAGCGGTGGCAACAGCAATGATGGTAATACCTCACGAACGTTCTTCAAAGAATGGCGATCTACTGGAGAGAATGTACATCATTCTAGTTATTATCAACTGTAA